CGATGCTCCGGGAGAGGGTGGACATCCTTCGTGAGGTCGGGGAAACCCTGACGACACGCTATGACGGGCACTTTTACAATTTCATTCGAGCGGCCTCACCCCGACTCTACGATCAGGGCAACGGGTTGATCGACAAGCTCGTAAAGGAGTTTCCACGGTTCAACGATATCAGCCTTTTCAACGGTCAGGAAATCAAGTTCTATAAGCTGGCCCAGTTGGGCATTTGGGTTATTTACCGGGCGCTCCAGCCCTCCGGCGGAATGCACTTGGAGGATGCGCCAAAGATGACGGCGTTCGCCGACTACATCGTGCCTGTGGCTCTGCGGGTGATGGAAATCGTGCGGTATTCTCCGGCCCTGGAGAAGGCAATAAAAAGTTTTGAGGTCATTCCGCGCGACAGCCCGCAGGAAATCGAAATTCGTGCCCACAGCCTTTATGCCACGGCGCTGTTGTGCGAAGAAATCAACAAGCTGCGCCCCGCCAACAAGCAAGTGATTATCCCCCAGATTGACGCCCGCCTGTGGACGCATTACCACACCACGCACTGGCCGCACCATTTGACTCGTACGATCATGTACTGATTATTGATGCGCGTATCCCCTTCCGCAATTCTGATCGCGAGTCTTGTCGAATCAGGAAAAGGGACTGTCCCTAGGGACAGTCCCTTTGAGATTCGGGCAATCCTGACCCGCTTAATCCCCAATTTGCACGAGCCGGAATCAAGAACCAAAAGAATTAGGAAACCAGGGAATGAGGAGGCGACAAGGGATCCGTCATCTCCGCAGGAAGGACAATGTGTTTGAATCCCGGGTTATCACTTTTATGGCCCTTTTGGAGTGCGGCAGCTTGCTGCCGCTTTCACAGCGTGAAGCAAAGCACAGGAAAAGGGACTGTCCCTAGGGACAGTCCCTTTGAGATTAGGGACAGTCCCTTTGAGATTCGGGCAATCCTGACCCGCTTAATCCCCAATTTGCACGAGCTGAAATCAAAAACCCATTGAATTAGGAAACCAGGGAATGAGGAGGCGACAAGGGATCCGTCATCTCCGCAGGAGGGACAATGAGTTTGAATCCCGGGTTATTATTTTCATAGCCCTTTTGGAGTGCGGCAGCTTGCTGCCGCTTTCACAGCGTAAAGCAAAGCTCAAGCGAGCTTGCGCACTCCAA
This genomic stretch from Terriglobia bacterium harbors:
- a CDS encoding queuosine salvage family protein encodes the protein MMRNTSKRTRLRWPQPIGSPVLDSLKPVIEDSRDVHTDLTRIVEHAGWMAYEELPIPDFQLPFGIGHDTDEAIDFGMVSTCINFAFTDFSTHEMFQVEYAGGHWSDSDAMFACIKRALDEGIPFLEGKYLKEITLADLQQVFRGNIEMPMLRERVDILREVGETLTTRYDGHFYNFIRAASPRLYDQGNGLIDKLVKEFPRFNDISLFNGQEIKFYKLAQLGIWVIYRALQPSGGMHLEDAPKMTAFADYIVPVALRVMEIVRYSPALEKAIKSFEVIPRDSPQEIEIRAHSLYATALLCEEINKLRPANKQVIIPQIDARLWTHYHTTHWPHHLTRTIMY